The region TTGATTAGCAGGACCAGAAATAACATCGTAATAAGCATTAATAATACCATCTAGTGTTTCTACATCTGCTTTTAATGGGTAAACCGCTTTGGTAGATTCTTGAGCGTTTACTACTACACATAAAAAAAGAGATAGCATTACTAATTGTAATTGTTTACTGGTCATAGCTGTTGTGGATTAAATTATTTTATGCTGTGTTTTATATTGTAAAATTACAGAATAATTGCATGTTATAACTTTAACAGGTTGTTAAAGATTTTAATTAGTTTGAAACCTAATGTTATGCATAGATTATAATATTAGAGATTGAGAAGTCGTGCTGTTTATCGATTTCTATTTGTTATATACGGATGTTATCTGTAGTTATTATTCAGCAACTCTTTTTAATAATTCCGCAGTTTTTGGTTCTATTTCCCCAATATATTTTAAATCAATAGCTTTTTTACTCGATAAAATTTGATAGAACTCACAAGCATTTAAAAATGAACCATATTTAGAAGGATGAAATGAATCATCGAAAAGCTCAATTTCTGGATGTTTTACACGAGTTTTAAAAAATAAATTTCCATTATTTGATTTTTCGATGTTGTTCTTATCAGCTAGTTTTTGATACGATAAGTTTACAACATCATTATGCTGTTTCAAATTTTTTATATTCTCTGAACAATATTTTTTGTTTTTTTCTAGTGAATCGTCTATTAAAAATCCTGGATGACAGTATTCTTTAGGATATTCGATTTTCGATGCCCAAGTATTAAATAAGATAAATCGACAGTTAGGATTATTAACGAATTTCTTTATTTTTTTGATTGAAGAATCTACCACTAAATTTCTCAATTCAGGTATCAGTACCCTTATGGTTCCTTCTTGTAAAATAATAATATCCCACTTTTTTTCAGATAATTTTTTTTCAGTCTCAGTAATTTCAGTTTCTGATTTTTCACGAACGCTTATACTTTCTTCATCTTGGGTTACAATTGTTTTGTCCAAATGCCAGCCAAGAAACATTCCGGGAAAAGTACTTTGATGTATTTTAATATTCGGATTTGTTTCATTAAGCATTTTTTGAACCATTTGAGGCATATCGTGGTAAAAAGTCAAACTATTTCCTATAAAAAGGACATTTAGTTCTTCTGTAGATTCTTGACTTTGGGATTTACAATTAACTATTATAAAAGCTAAAATGATAAGTAGTGCGTTTTTCATAAATTACAGGTGACGTGTTCGTGTATGGTTTCGTTGCTGTTAGAGCTAAGTTAGCAAAAAGAAACTGCGTGAAGGAAATTCGGCAGAATTTCCGTGGTAAACTTTAAACACCATTAAGCAATGAACTATACACGTTGTTAGCACTTGTATTATAAATTCAATTTTATTCTATGGTTATTGAATTGATCGAGTTAGAATAAACATCCAAAAAAAAGAGAATACTGATCCTAAAACAAAAAGAAGTGTTCTGAGTCCATTCCCAAAATATTTTGTTTTTAAATAGTAAACAGATAATGCTTCAATTCCCCATCCACAAGTAAAGAATATGTTTGCTCCGAATAGCCAAAATAATATCATATAAAAATCACTGTAACTTGAAATTCCATTCGGCACATCTCCTCTTAGTAAAACAACAAGTAATCCACCAACAAGAGTTATTAGATTATACCATAACCTTTTTCTTTCCCACCATTTGATTGCTGAGTTAAAACCGTCTTCAGGTTTATCTTGAATATTGCTATTATCCATATTGCTGCTAACGGTCTCGTATAACCGTCAGTTACGGGTTAATTAAGTTATTGTTTTCTTTTATTCACTAGCGTTAGCAATTCCGAGTGGATTCGGACTTAGTCGAATCCGCCGTAATTGCGGTTATACATTGTTATATAGTATTATTACTTATTTTCATCAAATTGCCTTTAAACCCTTTATATATAAGGTTTTTGTGTTTTTAGGTAATGCAAAATAAAGCAATAAAATGCTACTAAAAGTTAGGTTTGTTGTACCTATTGTTGTACCTTCGTATTGCGTTGCACCCATTTGCACTGCCTATTAATCAGGGTTTTATGTCTTCAATTAAAGTAGTTTTAAGGAAAAACAAGATAGATAAAGCAGGACTTGCACCGCTTTATTTACGAGTAATCAAAAACAGAAAAACTAAATTCATTTCATTGAGTGTAAAATTGCAACCGAATGAATGGGATGAAGATAAACAAAAAGTCAAGAAGAATCATAAAAGCTCTACAAGATTAAACGCATACATATCCAAAAAGATAGCAGATGCAGAAGGCGAGATTGCAGACCTTGAAAGAAGAAATCAATCTACATCAGCAAGAAGAATAAAAGAAGCTATTAAGGGTAAACCCTTAATTAACTTTTTTGAGTTTGCTTATGATAGATGCGAGAAGCTTAAAGATACTGTCACACTATCTACTTACAGAAGCTATAAAAACAACATAGAAAAGTTTGAAAGGTTTATAGGGCATCGTGAAATAATGTTTGATGATATTACAGCTACAACCTTAAAAGAATACGCATCACATTGCAGTTCTAAATTAGGTAATAATAACACTACTATAAATTATGCGTTTAGAATCCTAAACTTAATGTTTAGAGAAGCCAAGAAAGAAGATTTAATATCCAACGAGCTTGTACCCTTTACCAAGTTTAAAGTAAAGAAAAATAAGACTACAAAACGTTATTTAAACGAAGAACAATTTAAAGCCTTTATCAATTTAGAAGTACCGCAACAGTACAAAGCACAGGTTATTAAAGATATGTTTATTTTTTCTGTTTTTTCTGGAGGGTTGCGTTTTGGAGATGTTATCGAATTACAATGGAAGCATTACGATAGCAAAAATCACAGAATTACAAAGACGATAAGAAAAACGAAAAGACAGCATAGTATTAGAATAGGTCAAAAAGCGGTTGATATTTTAGAGAAATACAGAACCCAAGACCAAAAGCAAAATGATATAATTTTTCCATTTGCTAAAGTTGACGAGTTATATTTTAAAGATAGAGAGCACAGAAGTTTAATAACCAATAGGGCAATTTCATTGAGTAATATGTATTTGAGCAGAATGGGTGAAGAATTAGAACTACCTTTCAATTTATCCTTTCATATTAGCCGACATACATTTGCTACCAGAGCATTAAATAATGGTATGAGAATAGAGCACGTATCTAAATTAATGGATCATTCCGATATTGGTATAACACAAGTGTACGCAAAAATTATTAGTAGTGAGTTGGATAATGCAGTAGATAAATACATCAATTAAAAAAGATGAGTATGTATAATAACTTTCAGAACAATGAACATAAAGACGTTTTTATTGTAGAAGAATTAGAAAAACGTTTAGCAATAGAGGCAGTAGAATACAAACGTAAACTTGATGATGAATGGGAAAAATACACTTTTGACCCAATGTATTTTGATAACTTCATTTCTGGTGACTTATATAATGAGTTTCTAAACTCGCTATTTGAAAGAATCAAGCCATTAAACGACTTTGAAATTAATAAATATCTAACATTATCATTAAATCAATTTAAAACCCATACACCAGAAAAAAGAGCTGAAGCATTTAAACGACTGTATCACGATACGTATTGGTTTCCGAATTATATGGAATACAAAGAAGAAACTTATTTATCAAAATACGCAATGCACGTTTGGAAGCATTATGCAAATCATTTTGAGTTATTTAAAGAAGCTACAACAAATGCTTTAAACGATTTTAAAAGAGGTATTACATCTACCTCTAAAAAAACATCTAAAGAATTAAAGAAAGATTTCAATTCTCTTATTCCTCAAACTAACAAACAAGATTATATTTTGCAGTTACTTGAAGATTTAAGTATAACGCTAAATGGCACTAGTATTTTAACACCAAGAAAAAAAGGTGCATTAAGGGGTGTGATTGAAGCATTAAGAGATAAGATGATAATTCCTAATATTGGTTTGTCAACTTTATGCAATGTTTTTGCCGATAAAATAAATTTAGTATTAAAGTCAGAATTAGATGCATCAACAACTTCTGAAAATTATAAAAAGGAAGCATTACAGTATATAAAAAACAAGCCACTTCACTAAAATACACTTGTTATAAGGGTAATATAAGGGTACTCTTATAGCTACCTATGTTAAAGGCAATATTGCGGTATAATTTTAAAAATATATCGTAATGGAAGCAATAATTTTAAGCACCCAACAGTACAAAGATTTAGTTAGTCGTTTAGACAATTTAAACAAGCAATTAGAGGAAAAACAAAAGAAGCCTCAAGACACATTTTTAGATAATCAGGAGTTTTTGTTATTAATGAATATTAGTAAAAGAACTGCTCAAACTTGGAGAGATGAAGGTGTTATTTCATTTTCACAAATAGGTTCTAAAATCTATTATCGTATGAGTGATGTTCAAAAGCTGTTAGATAATAATTACAGAAAAGCATTTAAAAATAAAAGGTAGTCGCTTTGTATGATACTAGCGTTATAGTACAACAAATAAACAAACTACCAAAAGAAGCTGTTGCCAGAGTCGAAAAACCTTTTTATTGGAATAATTGTTTATGGTCACCAAATTATAATAAGAAGATTGGTGAAATAACTTCTTATGTAGCAAAGCTAAAAAACCTTGATTTAAAATTAAGAGGTTCAGAGCTTACAATAAGTAATAGTTTGCAAAAATTTTATATGAACAATAATTACAAACCATTTAGTTATACAGATGTTGTAAAGGCAGTAGCAGAGTTAGATTCTTACTTTGATTTTGATTTATATGAAGCACAAGTTCAAAGAACGTCGGTAGGGGTTGTAATTAATGATATAGAAGATAATACCTTTAAAAATTGGCTTGAATATAGAGGTAAAAAACCTTTAGTAATGCGTAATAAAACACGTGTTTATGGTGCTCATTTTAAAGCTACAAATTATAATATAAAAGGTTATGATAAAACATATCAAACTAAAAATGAATCTGGTATAACAGTAGATAATAGTTTAATAAGGTTTGAATTAGAAGCGAGTCATAGATATACTAACACAGGTAAAAATGCAATCGGTATTTATATAGTGGCAGATTTGGTAAACAAGATAAAGTTTGATGCATTTGGTGATGAATTATTAAAAGTTTATGACACTATAAAGAAACAGCCAATAATTAACTATCAAGAACTACAACCAAAAGAAATATTATTAATGGGTGCTATGAAGGATAATGCTTGTTTTAATGGTTTGAAAAAACATCATAAAGATTCATTTACCATATACAGAAAAAAGTACGCTAAACTATTAGAAAAGTATGCAGATTTTGAATTAGAAAATAACATAAGAAGTAAAATTTTAGAGCAGATAAATTATTGTAAAAACAACTAATGTTTTAATACTTGTAATATACCTTAAAACAGGGGTAAAATAAATGTAGTTATATAGTATGGATGAAAGTTTAATAAAATTTAGGTTTAGTAATCAAATCTCGATACATTTAACAGTTGAAGTTAACAACGATTTTTTTATGGGTGTTACAAAGAGTTTAAAGGTTAAAGAGGATTATTCATATTATAAGAGACTTTTATCTGAA is a window of Olleya sp. YS DNA encoding:
- a CDS encoding site-specific integrase, whose translation is MSSIKVVLRKNKIDKAGLAPLYLRVIKNRKTKFISLSVKLQPNEWDEDKQKVKKNHKSSTRLNAYISKKIADAEGEIADLERRNQSTSARRIKEAIKGKPLINFFEFAYDRCEKLKDTVTLSTYRSYKNNIEKFERFIGHREIMFDDITATTLKEYASHCSSKLGNNNTTINYAFRILNLMFREAKKEDLISNELVPFTKFKVKKNKTTKRYLNEEQFKAFINLEVPQQYKAQVIKDMFIFSVFSGGLRFGDVIELQWKHYDSKNHRITKTIRKTKRQHSIRIGQKAVDILEKYRTQDQKQNDIIFPFAKVDELYFKDREHRSLITNRAISLSNMYLSRMGEELELPFNLSFHISRHTFATRALNNGMRIEHVSKLMDHSDIGITQVYAKIISSELDNAVDKYIN
- a CDS encoding helix-turn-helix domain-containing protein gives rise to the protein MEAIILSTQQYKDLVSRLDNLNKQLEEKQKKPQDTFLDNQEFLLLMNISKRTAQTWRDEGVISFSQIGSKIYYRMSDVQKLLDNNYRKAFKNKR
- a CDS encoding DUF4886 domain-containing protein, whose protein sequence is MKNALLIILAFIIVNCKSQSQESTEELNVLFIGNSLTFYHDMPQMVQKMLNETNPNIKIHQSTFPGMFLGWHLDKTIVTQDEESISVREKSETEITETEKKLSEKKWDIIILQEGTIRVLIPELRNLVVDSSIKKIKKFVNNPNCRFILFNTWASKIEYPKEYCHPGFLIDDSLEKNKKYCSENIKNLKQHNDVVNLSYQKLADKNNIEKSNNGNLFFKTRVKHPEIELFDDSFHPSKYGSFLNACEFYQILSSKKAIDLKYIGEIEPKTAELLKRVAE